A window of Streptomyces sp. DG1A-41 contains these coding sequences:
- a CDS encoding DUF6597 domain-containing transcriptional factor: MYVERASRLAGAVVWSNAPEPDGAARVLPDGCMDLLWHEGRLLVAGPDTHAYVTDGGETGTWAGVRFYPGTAPALLGVPAHELRDRRVELTDLWPASEVRRLAARVNAAPDPASGLEDLALRQAAGTDPPDPLLRQVVTALDAGRPVAAIADELGLGARQLHRRSLTAFGYGPKVLARILRLRRALALARGGVPFGETAARAGYADQAHLAREVRELAGLPLGELLARRS; the protein is encoded by the coding sequence GTGTACGTGGAGCGGGCGTCACGGTTGGCGGGAGCGGTCGTGTGGAGCAATGCCCCGGAGCCGGACGGGGCGGCGCGTGTGCTGCCCGACGGGTGCATGGACCTGCTGTGGCACGAGGGGCGGCTGCTGGTCGCCGGGCCCGACACCCACGCGTACGTAACGGATGGCGGCGAGACGGGAACCTGGGCCGGCGTCCGCTTCTACCCGGGCACGGCCCCGGCCCTGCTGGGTGTACCGGCGCACGAGCTGCGCGACCGTCGTGTCGAGCTGACGGATCTGTGGCCGGCCTCGGAGGTACGGCGACTGGCGGCACGGGTGAACGCGGCCCCCGACCCGGCGAGCGGGCTGGAGGACCTCGCCCTGCGGCAGGCGGCCGGTACCGACCCGCCGGATCCGCTGCTGCGGCAGGTCGTGACCGCCCTCGACGCGGGCCGGCCCGTCGCCGCGATCGCCGACGAACTGGGTCTGGGCGCACGGCAGTTGCACCGCCGTTCGCTGACCGCGTTCGGCTACGGCCCCAAGGTCCTGGCCCGGATCCTGCGGCTGCGCCGCGCCCTCGCGCTGGCCCGGGGCGGCGTGCCCTTCGGGGAGACGGCCGCCCGGGCCGGTTACGCCGACCAGGCCCATCTCGCCCGTGAGGTCAGGGAGTTGGCGGGCCTGCCGCTGGGGGAGCTACTCGCCCGCCGCAGCTAG
- a CDS encoding VOC family protein — MTARFDAIGLVVSDMAASVAFYRRLGFAFPEGAENQPHAEAELPGGLRLMFDTEETVRSFLPKWQPPSDGGRTSLALRCDGPQEVDALYEELVSAGCHGELKPWDAFWGQRYAVVLDPDGNGVDLFAPLAAAGE; from the coding sequence ATGACCGCACGATTCGATGCCATCGGCCTGGTCGTCTCCGACATGGCCGCCTCCGTCGCCTTTTACCGCCGGCTCGGGTTCGCCTTCCCTGAGGGCGCCGAGAACCAGCCGCACGCCGAGGCCGAACTGCCCGGCGGGCTGCGGCTGATGTTCGACACCGAGGAGACGGTCCGCTCCTTCCTGCCCAAGTGGCAGCCGCCCTCGGACGGCGGCCGGACCTCGCTGGCCCTGCGGTGCGACGGTCCGCAGGAAGTGGACGCGCTGTACGAGGAGCTGGTGAGCGCCGGGTGCCACGGCGAGCTCAAGCCCTGGGACGCCTTCTGGGGGCAGCGGTACGCCGTCGTGCTCGACCCGGACGGCAACGGGGTGGACCTGTTCGCTCCGCTAGCTGCGGCGGGCGAGTAG